A single genomic interval of Sphingopyxis sp. CCNWLW2 harbors:
- a CDS encoding HpcH/HpaI aldolase/citrate lyase family protein, whose protein sequence is MTPSDYPPRSLLYVPGSNARALEKAGGLAADMLIIDLEDAVPADRKDEARAAMRAAVAAGFPGKRVAVRVNATGTAEQAADIAAIAGLQLDAVVLPKVDAPSDLDPLRGLVLPVFAMIETPAAIYAARDIAADPAVSGLIAGLNDLAHELKLPDGMDRGAMSHAIQSIVLAARAGGVWGFDGVHNAIDDAAGFAAEAAEGRRLGFDGKTLIHPSQVDPCNAAFAPSEREIAAAEALVAAATGGAQRHDGRMIEDMHVVAAKALLARAKR, encoded by the coding sequence ATGACGCCAAGTGACTATCCGCCGCGCTCCTTGCTCTATGTCCCCGGATCGAACGCACGCGCGCTCGAAAAGGCGGGCGGGCTTGCTGCCGACATGCTGATCATCGACCTCGAGGATGCGGTGCCCGCGGACCGCAAGGACGAAGCACGCGCTGCGATGCGCGCCGCGGTCGCGGCCGGTTTTCCGGGCAAGCGCGTCGCGGTGCGCGTGAATGCGACCGGAACGGCCGAACAGGCGGCCGACATCGCGGCGATCGCCGGGTTGCAGCTCGACGCTGTGGTGCTTCCGAAGGTCGATGCGCCGTCCGATCTCGACCCGCTGCGCGGCCTCGTCCTGCCGGTCTTCGCGATGATCGAGACGCCGGCGGCGATCTATGCCGCGCGCGATATCGCCGCCGATCCGGCAGTCAGCGGCTTGATCGCCGGGCTCAACGACCTCGCGCACGAGCTCAAACTGCCCGACGGGATGGACCGCGGCGCGATGAGCCATGCGATCCAGTCGATCGTCCTCGCTGCGCGCGCGGGCGGTGTGTGGGGTTTCGACGGCGTGCATAATGCGATCGACGACGCCGCGGGTTTCGCCGCCGAGGCGGCCGAAGGGCGGCGGCTCGGTTTCGATGGCAAGACGCTGATCCACCCGTCGCAGGTCGATCCGTGCAACGCCGCCTTTGCCCCGTCCGAACGCGAGATTGCGGCGGCCGAGGCGCTCGTTGCCGCGGCGACGGGCGGGGCGCAGCGCCATGACGGGCGGATGATCGAGGATATGCATGTTGTGGCGGCGAAGGCGTTGCTCGCGCGGGCCAAGAGGTAA
- a CDS encoding SPFH domain-containing protein: MYFALALVVLALVFLIWALTPVRQGFAYTIERFGRYTHTAQPGLNFIMPIFDRVGRKVNMMEQVLDIPGQEIITKDNAMVAVDGVVFFQVLDAARAAYEVSDLYLAIMNLTTTNLRTVMGSMDLDETLSKRDHINARLLVVVDEATSPWGVKITRVEIKDIRPPADISNAMARQMKAEREKRANILEAEGMRASEILRAEGEKQGQILQAEGRREAAFRDAEAREREAEAEAKATQMVSDAIAGGNAQAINYFIAQKYVEAVSQFATSPNAKTILFPVEATQLIGTLGGIGELARDALERKEA, from the coding sequence ATGTATTTCGCACTTGCACTGGTAGTTCTGGCACTGGTGTTCCTGATCTGGGCGCTGACCCCGGTCCGGCAAGGCTTTGCCTATACGATCGAACGCTTCGGCCGCTACACGCACACCGCGCAGCCGGGGCTGAACTTCATCATGCCGATCTTCGATCGCGTCGGTCGCAAGGTGAACATGATGGAGCAGGTGCTCGACATTCCGGGCCAGGAAATCATCACCAAGGACAATGCGATGGTCGCGGTCGACGGCGTCGTCTTCTTCCAGGTGCTCGATGCCGCGCGGGCCGCTTATGAGGTCAGCGACCTGTATCTGGCTATCATGAACCTGACGACGACGAACCTGCGCACCGTGATGGGGTCGATGGATCTCGACGAGACGCTGTCGAAGCGCGACCATATCAATGCGCGGCTGCTCGTCGTGGTCGACGAAGCAACCTCGCCTTGGGGAGTCAAGATCACCCGCGTCGAAATCAAGGACATCCGCCCACCCGCCGACATTTCGAACGCGATGGCGCGGCAGATGAAGGCCGAGCGCGAAAAGCGCGCCAACATCCTCGAAGCCGAAGGCATGCGCGCATCGGAAATCCTGCGCGCCGAGGGCGAGAAGCAGGGTCAGATCCTGCAGGCCGAGGGCCGCCGCGAAGCCGCCTTCCGCGACGCCGAGGCGCGCGAACGCGAGGCCGAAGCCGAAGCGAAGGCGACGCAGATGGTGTCGGACGCGATCGCGGGCGGCAATGCGCAGGCGATCAATTACTTCATCGCGCAAAAATATGTCGAGGCGGTGAGCCAGTTCGCGACGAGCCCGAACGCCAAGACGATCCTGTTCCCGGTCGAGGCGACGCAGCTGATCGGCACATTGGGCGGGATCGGCGAGCTCGCGCGCGACGCGCTCGAACGCAAGGAAGCCTGA
- a CDS encoding NfeD family protein, which yields MPDWLTNMEPHWAWLSLGVLLAAAEIVAPGFFLIWLGAAAIVTGAIAWIVPLSIPVQLGVFAVLSFIALYGARRWLKANPITTTDPHLNQRGGRLIGEVLTVTQAIEDGRGRAKVGDGEWPVRGPDVAEGAKVRVVSADGGVLVVEAV from the coding sequence ATGCCCGACTGGCTGACGAACATGGAACCGCATTGGGCGTGGCTGTCGCTCGGCGTGCTGCTCGCCGCCGCCGAGATCGTCGCGCCGGGCTTCTTCCTGATCTGGCTGGGGGCCGCCGCGATCGTCACCGGCGCGATCGCGTGGATCGTCCCGCTGAGCATCCCCGTGCAACTCGGCGTCTTTGCCGTCCTGTCGTTCATCGCGCTCTATGGCGCGCGCCGCTGGTTGAAGGCGAACCCGATCACCACGACCGACCCGCATCTCAACCAGCGCGGCGGCCGCCTGATCGGTGAAGTGCTGACGGTGACCCAGGCGATCGAGGACGGCCGCGGCCGCGCCAAGGTCGGCGACGGCGAATGGCCAGTGCGCGGGCCTGACGTGGCCGAGGGCGCGAAGGTCCGCGTCGTCAGCGCCGACGGCGGGGTGCTGGTGGTCGAGGCGGTTTAG
- a CDS encoding GNAT family N-acetyltransferase produces MSVKAFTAPPVIETERLRLRPGRLSDKDVHIEMWADERVTRFIGGEPRAPDVSWGKFLSSAGLWPVMGFGYWVFADRQSDALVGMGGLSYFCRGIPELEGMPEAGWAFDADHWGAGYATEAMTAALGWADANLDAGEVRCIIDLGNDASERVSAKLGFRRIGESDALGHVVAIYSRPKGG; encoded by the coding sequence ATGTCCGTCAAAGCCTTTACCGCACCGCCTGTCATCGAAACCGAACGCTTGCGCCTGCGTCCGGGGCGCCTGTCCGACAAGGATGTCCATATCGAGATGTGGGCCGACGAACGTGTCACGCGCTTCATCGGCGGCGAACCGCGCGCGCCCGACGTGAGCTGGGGCAAGTTCCTGAGCTCGGCCGGGCTGTGGCCGGTGATGGGCTTCGGCTATTGGGTGTTCGCCGACCGGCAAAGCGACGCGCTCGTCGGCATGGGCGGGCTAAGCTATTTCTGCCGCGGCATCCCCGAACTCGAAGGAATGCCCGAGGCGGGATGGGCGTTCGATGCCGATCATTGGGGCGCGGGCTATGCGACCGAAGCGATGACCGCGGCGCTCGGCTGGGCTGACGCGAACCTCGATGCCGGGGAAGTGCGCTGTATCATCGACCTCGGTAACGACGCATCGGAACGCGTGTCGGCGAAGCTCGGTTTCCGCCGCATCGGCGAAAGCGATGCGCTGGGGCATGTCGTCGCGATCTATTCGCGGCCCAAGGGCGGCTAA
- a CDS encoding metal-dependent hydrolase — translation MSSLSQSPTPADLSITPRDMRFGRDDKQGRWWLNGDPIASAFHTALSVTFPRGEAMFIEAVKAHRDGVPDKLAREIRAFTQQEVIHSREHVVFNKKAAEAGYDLSELEDDVNQVLDLIKTRPQIVNLMATIALEHYTAMMAAVMLREDSMYAGAEPEWAALWKWHAIEEIEHKGVAYDTWLHATKDWSRFRRWRAKSLMMILVTTRFWPKRVKGMKALLRQDGLTGWRVTARIWWYLLGTPGVLRKSFFPWLSYFMPGFHPWNHDDRALIGKYESDYADAIMPAHSSRPELAAAAA, via the coding sequence ATGTCCAGTCTTTCCCAGTCGCCGACGCCCGCCGATCTTTCGATTACGCCGCGCGACATGCGCTTTGGCCGCGACGACAAACAGGGCCGCTGGTGGCTGAACGGCGATCCGATCGCCTCGGCATTCCATACCGCGCTGTCGGTCACTTTCCCGCGCGGCGAGGCGATGTTCATCGAAGCGGTGAAGGCGCACCGCGACGGCGTGCCCGACAAGCTGGCGCGCGAAATCCGCGCCTTCACCCAGCAGGAAGTGATCCACAGCCGCGAACATGTCGTCTTCAACAAGAAGGCGGCCGAAGCGGGTTACGATCTTTCGGAGCTTGAGGATGACGTGAACCAGGTTCTCGACCTCATCAAGACGCGCCCGCAGATCGTCAACCTGATGGCGACGATCGCACTCGAACATTATACCGCGATGATGGCGGCGGTGATGCTGCGCGAGGATAGCATGTACGCGGGCGCCGAGCCTGAATGGGCGGCGCTGTGGAAATGGCACGCGATCGAGGAAATCGAGCATAAGGGCGTCGCGTACGACACCTGGCTGCACGCGACGAAGGACTGGAGCCGCTTCCGCCGCTGGCGTGCCAAGTCGCTGATGATGATCCTCGTCACCACGCGTTTCTGGCCGAAGCGTGTGAAGGGGATGAAGGCGCTGCTCCGGCAGGACGGCCTCACCGGCTGGCGCGTCACCGCGCGCATCTGGTGGTATCTGCTTGGCACGCCCGGGGTGCTGCGCAAGAGCTTCTTCCCCTGGCTTTCCTATTTCATGCCCGGCTTCCACCCGTGGAACCACGATGACCGCGCGCTGATCGGCAAATATGAAAGCGATTATGCCGACGCGATCATGCCGGCGCATTCGTCACGGCCCGAACTGGCAGCCGCCGCCGCCTGA
- a CDS encoding TetR/AcrR family transcriptional regulator: MSIVKKRLSPEESRSAALEAARQILVETGPAAVTLKAVAARIDRTHANLLHHFGSAAGLQKALAAYQAETVCATIGQKMAESPPGERNVREIVDLAFDAFNEGGAGALATWMAATGNDDALDPIVDAIHRLIDGMAPDAHEKRLMHEDTLALVLMALGDAQLGGPMAEALDLPRDTSRVLATELITGRIAKFWAEHGGKPQG, translated from the coding sequence ATGTCAATAGTGAAGAAGCGTCTGAGTCCCGAGGAAAGCCGTTCGGCGGCGCTCGAGGCTGCGCGCCAGATTTTGGTCGAAACGGGACCGGCGGCGGTGACGCTGAAGGCCGTGGCGGCGCGCATCGACCGCACGCACGCGAACCTGCTCCACCATTTCGGCAGCGCGGCGGGGCTACAAAAGGCGCTCGCCGCCTATCAGGCCGAAACGGTGTGCGCGACGATCGGCCAGAAGATGGCCGAATCGCCGCCCGGCGAACGCAATGTGCGCGAAATCGTCGATCTCGCCTTCGATGCCTTTAACGAGGGCGGCGCGGGCGCGCTCGCGACATGGATGGCGGCGACGGGCAATGACGACGCGCTCGACCCGATCGTCGATGCGATCCACCGCCTGATCGACGGCATGGCCCCCGACGCGCACGAAAAGCGCCTGATGCACGAAGATACGCTTGCGCTGGTGCTGATGGCGCTCGGCGATGCGCAACTCGGCGGCCCGATGGCCGAGGCGCTCGACCTGCCGCGCGACACGTCGCGCGTGCTGGCGACCGAATTGATCACCGGGCGGATCGCGAAATTCTGGGCCGAGCATGGCGGCAAGCCGCAGGGCTAA
- the obgE gene encoding GTPase ObgE: MHFLDQAKIFIKSGDGGPGAVSFRREKYVEYGGPDGGNGGKGGDVIFEAVAGLNTLIDFRYTQHFKAKRGTPGAGRDRTGAGGPDLVIQVPIGTQILDDDEDRSLLADLTKEGEQLVFLRGGDGGRGNASYKTSTNRAPRQHGPGWPGEEMWVWLRLKLLADAGLVGLPNAGKSTFINGVTNAQAKVGAYAFTTLRPQLGVVSHKGNEFVVADIPGLIEGAAEGAGVGDRFLGHIERCRVLLHLVDANDEDVATSYRIVRDELEAYGADLTDKPVIVALNKIDTLDDELIAALSAELAAESGHPVMALSGASGAGVPAVLDKLLEAIGHPEPGEDESDEAPGWSPV; the protein is encoded by the coding sequence ATGCATTTCCTCGACCAAGCCAAGATCTTCATCAAGTCCGGCGACGGCGGCCCCGGCGCCGTCAGTTTCCGGCGCGAAAAATATGTCGAATATGGCGGCCCCGACGGCGGCAATGGCGGCAAGGGCGGCGATGTCATCTTCGAAGCCGTTGCCGGACTCAACACGCTGATCGACTTTCGCTACACCCAGCATTTCAAAGCGAAGCGCGGCACCCCCGGCGCGGGCCGCGACCGCACCGGCGCGGGCGGCCCCGATCTGGTCATCCAGGTGCCGATCGGCACGCAGATTCTCGACGACGACGAGGACCGCAGCCTGCTCGCCGACCTCACCAAGGAGGGCGAACAACTCGTCTTCCTGCGCGGCGGCGACGGCGGGCGCGGCAATGCGTCGTACAAGACATCGACCAACCGCGCGCCGCGCCAGCACGGTCCGGGCTGGCCGGGCGAGGAAATGTGGGTGTGGCTGCGGCTGAAACTGCTCGCCGACGCGGGCCTCGTCGGCCTGCCCAATGCCGGCAAGTCGACCTTCATCAACGGGGTTACCAATGCGCAGGCAAAGGTCGGCGCCTATGCCTTCACGACGCTGCGCCCGCAGCTTGGCGTCGTCAGCCACAAGGGCAATGAATTCGTCGTTGCCGACATCCCCGGGCTGATCGAGGGCGCCGCCGAAGGCGCCGGGGTCGGCGACCGCTTCCTCGGCCATATCGAACGCTGCCGCGTGCTGCTGCATCTGGTCGATGCGAACGACGAGGATGTCGCGACGAGCTATCGCATCGTGCGCGACGAGCTCGAAGCCTATGGCGCCGACCTCACCGACAAGCCGGTGATCGTCGCATTGAACAAGATTGACACGCTCGACGATGAGCTGATCGCGGCGCTGTCGGCCGAACTCGCCGCGGAAAGCGGGCACCCGGTGATGGCGCTCTCGGGTGCGAGCGGTGCGGGCGTGCCCGCGGTGCTCGACAAATTGCTCGAGGCGATCGGCCATCCCGAGCCCGGTGAGGACGAAAGCGACGAAGCCCCCGGCTGGTCGCCGGTCTAG
- a CDS encoding MipA/OmpV family protein, with protein sequence MIDRNKLAAPFLTALALASVPATAQEGSEGGEKRTRLILGPQLSPSWPGADKFSVGPYVDFSRTRDAEFAFEAPDESFGSPLLHSGDFAFGPAFGFVGKRKASDIGADLPKVGLSIEAGAFAQVHLTPALRLRLDGRKGLSGHKGWTGEVSADYVARQGDDWLFSIGPRVTLGDAKYMGAYFGVTPAAAATSGLPAYDPGGGIHSVGVTAGYHHMLGKRWGIALYGRYDRLVGDAADSPVTRQLGSRSQPSGGIALSYTFGGDR encoded by the coding sequence ATGATAGATCGCAACAAGCTTGCCGCCCCGTTCCTTACCGCACTCGCGCTGGCTTCGGTTCCGGCGACGGCGCAGGAAGGCAGCGAGGGCGGGGAGAAGCGCACGCGCCTGATCCTTGGGCCGCAGCTGTCGCCGTCGTGGCCGGGCGCGGACAAGTTCAGCGTCGGCCCCTATGTCGACTTTTCACGCACCCGCGATGCGGAATTCGCGTTCGAAGCGCCCGATGAGAGCTTCGGCTCGCCGCTGCTCCATTCGGGCGATTTCGCCTTCGGCCCCGCTTTCGGCTTCGTCGGCAAGCGCAAGGCGTCCGACATTGGCGCCGACCTCCCCAAGGTCGGCCTGTCGATCGAGGCCGGCGCCTTTGCACAGGTTCACCTGACCCCGGCGCTGCGGCTGCGTCTCGACGGACGCAAAGGGCTGAGCGGCCACAAGGGCTGGACCGGCGAAGTCAGCGCCGATTATGTCGCGCGGCAGGGCGACGACTGGCTCTTCTCGATCGGCCCGCGCGTCACGCTGGGCGACGCCAAATATATGGGCGCCTATTTCGGCGTGACGCCCGCGGCCGCCGCGACGTCGGGCCTTCCCGCCTATGATCCGGGCGGCGGCATCCACTCGGTCGGCGTGACCGCCGGTTACCACCACATGCTTGGAAAGCGCTGGGGCATCGCACTCTATGGCCGTTACGACCGGCTTGTCGGCGACGCGGCGGATTCGCCGGTGACACGCCAACTGGGATCGCGGAGCCAGCCGTCGGGCGGCATCGCGCTCAGCTACACTTTCGGCGGGGACCGGTGA
- a CDS encoding pyridoxal-phosphate dependent enzyme, which translates to MSDRPTSLVDLPSLAERCGVGKIWAKLENERPLGNFKSLGGAHAALWALATATGHDDIPTFLARMPMPLPTLVCASDGNHGLAVAAVARRVGAPARIYLPAAVGGARAARIEAMGATIIRVEGTYDEAVAVAAAASDGVRTLLVADTTDDMDDPVVARVMEGYGRIALEIRAQLRADGSAYPTHAFIQAGVGGLAAAMAEGLCPYEEGLCQLVTVEPQSAPCVERALRNGSPILVPGSLETAAEMLSCGLASAPAVASLLRYGAEPLLVDEGVIEQAVELLDLAGGPLTTPSGATGLAGLLHVSRDAEARVRLKLGRGSRILLVITEGV; encoded by the coding sequence ATGTCCGATCGGCCCACGTCGCTTGTCGATCTGCCGTCGCTCGCGGAGCGATGCGGCGTCGGAAAAATATGGGCGAAACTGGAAAACGAAAGGCCACTCGGCAATTTCAAATCGCTGGGCGGTGCACATGCCGCGCTATGGGCGCTCGCAACCGCGACGGGGCATGACGATATCCCGACCTTTCTGGCCCGTATGCCCATGCCGCTTCCCACGCTGGTGTGTGCGAGCGACGGCAATCACGGTCTGGCGGTCGCCGCTGTCGCCCGCCGCGTCGGCGCGCCGGCTCGCATCTATCTTCCGGCGGCGGTCGGCGGAGCCCGTGCGGCACGGATCGAGGCGATGGGCGCCACCATCATTCGTGTCGAAGGAACCTATGACGAGGCGGTCGCCGTTGCCGCCGCGGCAAGCGACGGTGTGCGGACCCTGCTCGTCGCCGACACGACCGACGATATGGACGACCCGGTCGTTGCCAGGGTCATGGAGGGATATGGACGGATCGCACTGGAAATTCGCGCCCAGCTTCGCGCCGACGGATCCGCTTATCCCACCCACGCCTTTATTCAGGCGGGCGTCGGCGGGCTGGCAGCCGCGATGGCGGAAGGACTCTGCCCGTATGAAGAGGGGCTTTGCCAATTGGTCACGGTCGAGCCGCAATCGGCGCCGTGTGTCGAGCGGGCCCTGCGAAATGGTTCACCGATCCTCGTGCCCGGGTCGCTCGAAACCGCGGCCGAAATGCTGTCCTGCGGACTCGCATCGGCCCCCGCGGTGGCCTCGCTGCTTCGATACGGCGCCGAGCCGCTGCTGGTCGACGAAGGCGTGATCGAGCAAGCGGTAGAATTGCTCGATCTTGCGGGCGGTCCCCTGACCACCCCGTCGGGCGCAACGGGTCTGGCCGGCCTCCTCCATGTTTCGCGCGATGCGGAGGCACGGGTGCGGCTAAAGCTCGGTCGCGGGTCCCGCATCCTGCTTGTTATAACCGAGGGTGTGTGA
- a CDS encoding Lrp/AsnC family transcriptional regulator produces MLNMATTDLDRFDRQLLAAMQSDATATSEKLAETIALSPSAIQRRLRRLRDLGAIVRETAILDPRFVGNPTYFVVALQVERERPELLAQLRRWLAAEDHVQQAFYVTGEADFILIVTAPSTEEYDALMTRLVSENANVRRFTTNVALGVVKRGLMIPIAED; encoded by the coding sequence ATGCTGAATATGGCCACGACCGACCTTGATCGTTTTGACCGCCAATTGCTGGCCGCGATGCAATCGGACGCGACCGCGACGTCCGAAAAGCTCGCGGAGACGATTGCCCTGTCGCCGTCGGCGATCCAGCGGCGGTTGCGGCGGCTTCGCGATCTTGGCGCTATTGTCCGCGAAACCGCCATCCTCGACCCCCGCTTTGTCGGTAACCCGACCTATTTTGTGGTCGCGCTTCAAGTCGAACGCGAGCGCCCCGAGTTGCTCGCGCAACTCCGCCGCTGGCTCGCGGCGGAAGACCATGTTCAGCAGGCCTTTTATGTGACGGGCGAGGCCGATTTCATCCTGATCGTCACCGCGCCGAGCACAGAGGAATATGATGCCCTGATGACGCGACTGGTCAGCGAAAATGCCAATGTCCGGCGCTTCACCACCAATGTCGCGCTCGGCGTGGTCAAAAGAGGGTTGATGATACCGATCGCCGAAGATTGA